One window of the Rhizorhabdus dicambivorans genome contains the following:
- a CDS encoding NAD(P)H-dependent flavin oxidoreductase, with translation MGIPVQLQRGLRLPAIAAPMFILSNPDLVIEQCKAGVIGSMPALNMRPQPLLDEALDRIRTELAEHDARHPDRPAAPFAINLIVHRTNDRLEADLASCVRHKVPLIITSLGAQPEVNAAIHGYGGLVFHDVINQFFARKAIEKGADGLILVAAGAGGHAGVQSPFALVQETRTWFDGPIALSGAIANGRSILAARAMGADFGYIGSAFIATAEANAPAAYKQMIVDSDAADIVYSNLFTGVHGNYLRGSIVAAGMDPDNLAVADPSKMDFGGGEGKSKAWRDIWGAGQGVGVVHDIVPAAELVARLAREYEEAKAALAGA, from the coding sequence GTGGGAATTCCGGTTCAGCTTCAGCGCGGACTTCGCCTGCCGGCGATAGCCGCGCCCATGTTCATCCTGTCCAACCCGGATCTGGTGATCGAGCAGTGCAAGGCGGGCGTGATCGGGTCGATGCCGGCGCTCAACATGCGCCCGCAGCCGTTGCTGGACGAAGCGCTCGACCGGATCCGCACCGAGCTGGCCGAGCACGACGCCCGCCACCCTGACCGACCGGCGGCGCCCTTTGCTATCAACCTGATCGTCCATCGGACCAACGACCGGCTCGAAGCCGATCTGGCCTCCTGCGTCCGGCACAAGGTGCCGCTCATCATCACCTCGCTGGGCGCCCAGCCCGAGGTCAACGCCGCCATCCACGGCTATGGTGGCCTCGTCTTCCACGACGTGATCAACCAGTTCTTCGCCCGCAAGGCGATCGAGAAGGGCGCCGACGGGCTGATCCTCGTCGCGGCCGGGGCGGGGGGCCATGCCGGCGTCCAGTCGCCTTTCGCCCTGGTGCAGGAGACACGCACCTGGTTCGACGGGCCCATCGCGCTGTCGGGGGCGATCGCCAACGGCCGTTCCATATTGGCGGCGCGGGCGATGGGGGCCGATTTCGGCTATATCGGCTCGGCGTTCATCGCCACGGCCGAAGCCAATGCTCCCGCCGCCTACAAGCAGATGATCGTCGACAGCGACGCCGCCGACATCGTCTATTCCAACCTGTTCACCGGCGTGCATGGCAATTATCTGCGCGGGTCGATCGTCGCGGCGGGGATGGATCCCGACAATCTGGCGGTCGCCGATCCGTCCAAGATGGATTTCGGCGGTGGCGAGGGCAAGTCGAAGGCCTGGCGCGACATATGGGGCGCGGGTCAGGGCGTGGGGGTGGTCCACGATATCGTGCCCGCGGCTGAGCTCGTCGCCCGGCTGGCGCGGGAATATGAAGAGGCGAAGGCGGCGCTGGCCGGCGCCTGA
- the dcd gene encoding dCTP deaminase yields the protein MSIMSDKWIREQAQKHGMIEPFVEAQRRDGCISYGLSSYGYDARVAPEFKIFTNVDSATVDPKNFAANSFVDRETDVCVIPPNSFALARTVEYFRVPRDVLVICLGKSTYARCGIIVNVTPLEPGWEGHVTLEFSNTTPLPAKIYANEGACQFLFLQGNEPCETSYADRAGKYMGQQGVTLPKL from the coding sequence ATGTCGATCATGTCGGACAAGTGGATTCGCGAGCAGGCGCAGAAGCACGGGATGATCGAGCCTTTCGTCGAGGCGCAGCGCCGCGACGGCTGCATCAGCTACGGCCTGTCGTCCTATGGCTATGACGCGCGGGTGGCGCCCGAGTTCAAGATCTTCACCAATGTCGACTCGGCGACGGTGGATCCCAAGAATTTCGCCGCGAACAGCTTCGTCGACCGCGAGACCGACGTCTGCGTGATCCCGCCGAACAGCTTCGCGCTGGCCCGCACCGTAGAATATTTCCGGGTGCCGCGCGACGTGCTGGTCATCTGCCTGGGCAAATCGACCTATGCCCGCTGCGGGATCATCGTCAACGTGACCCCGCTGGAGCCCGGCTGGGAGGGTCATGTCACGCTCGAATTCTCGAACACGACGCCGCTTCCCGCCAAGATCTACGCCAATGAGGGCGCGTGCCAGTTCCTCTTCCTGCAGGGCAACGAGCCCTGCGAGACGAGCTATGCCGATCGCGCCGGCAAATATATGGGCCAGCAGGGCGTGACGCTGCCCAAGCTATAG
- a CDS encoding cytidine deaminase, with translation MREVAGRVLIDAARDAAGKAHAPYSRFGVGAAALLADGRIVTGANFENASYGLSLCAETVALATANSQGALREVVAIGVIGGALAKDGTISGSGLVTPCGRCRQIINEAAQLSGRDIDIHCGSADGAGYAHFRASELLPHAFGPTDLGIE, from the coding sequence ATGCGCGAGGTGGCGGGGCGCGTGCTGATCGACGCGGCGCGCGACGCGGCGGGCAAGGCCCATGCCCCCTATTCGCGCTTCGGGGTTGGCGCCGCCGCGCTGCTGGCCGATGGCCGGATCGTAACCGGCGCCAATTTCGAGAATGCCAGCTACGGCCTGTCGCTCTGTGCCGAGACGGTGGCGCTGGCCACCGCCAACAGCCAGGGTGCGCTGCGCGAGGTGGTCGCGATCGGCGTGATCGGCGGGGCGCTGGCGAAGGACGGAACGATCAGCGGATCAGGGCTGGTGACACCCTGTGGCCGTTGCCGTCAGATCATCAACGAGGCGGCGCAGTTGTCGGGCCGCGACATCGATATCCATTGCGGATCGGCAGACGGCGCGGGCTATGCCCATTTCCGCGCATCCGAGCTGCTGCCGCACGCCTTCGGTCCCACGGACCTGGGCATCGAATAG
- a CDS encoding UPF0262 family protein: MSDPRIIAIDLDDKTIIWRNADVEQERRVAIFDLLEENYFKPQRAYPQGYAGPFKVSLRVEEGRLAIDIKAESDDLLETLILGLGSFRRPIRDYFAICDSYFQAIRTSTAQQIETVDMARRGVHNDAAQLLKERLEGKIEVDFDTARRLFTLICVLHIRG, translated from the coding sequence ATGTCCGATCCGCGCATCATCGCCATCGATCTCGACGACAAGACGATCATCTGGCGCAATGCCGATGTCGAGCAGGAGCGGCGCGTCGCCATCTTCGATCTGCTCGAGGAGAATTATTTCAAGCCGCAACGGGCCTACCCCCAAGGCTATGCCGGCCCCTTCAAGGTCAGCCTGCGGGTCGAGGAAGGCCGCCTCGCGATCGACATCAAGGCGGAAAGCGACGATCTGCTGGAGACGCTGATCCTCGGCCTCGGCAGCTTCCGGCGCCCGATCAGGGACTATTTCGCGATCTGCGACAGCTATTTCCAGGCGATCCGGACCTCGACCGCGCAGCAGATCGAGACGGTCGACATGGCGCGGCGCGGCGTCCACAACGATGCGGCGCAGCTGCTCAAGGAACGGCTCGAGGGCAAGATCGAAGTGGATTTCGATACTGCCCGGCGCCTGTTCACGCTGATCTGCGTGCTCCACATCCGTGGCTGA
- a CDS encoding HlyD family secretion protein, with protein MNEMRSIAADSEIEAPSPPSRRGPSQIALMVSLPLVLIAAGLYFWLTSGRTVSTDNAQINAHVVEVSSEVAGRVTEVFVTENQQVRKGDLLFRLDAEPYRIALLQAEAAVGNAELNVAQLQSTYHAKEADTQKSASDVSLARDTFRRQQELLAHGFTTRANYDAAKAGLSAAQAQQASARSEAESARAVLATRNGAHPQIEAAVAMRDKARFDLSRTEVRAPIEGRISQADKLQPGSIAVQMLPMVNIVSDRGYWIDANFKETQLDRIRVGQRADIEVDAMPGRTLHGHVVGINAGTGSQFSLLPPQNATGNWVKVTQRVPVRIQIDDKLDRPLVAGWSAHVTVHVAKD; from the coding sequence ATGAACGAAATGCGCAGCATAGCCGCCGATTCGGAGATCGAGGCCCCGTCCCCCCCAAGCCGGCGCGGGCCGAGCCAGATCGCGCTCATGGTCTCGCTGCCGCTGGTCCTGATCGCCGCAGGGCTCTATTTCTGGCTGACCAGCGGACGCACCGTCTCCACCGACAACGCCCAGATCAATGCGCATGTCGTCGAGGTGAGCAGCGAGGTGGCCGGGCGCGTGACGGAAGTGTTCGTCACCGAGAACCAGCAGGTCCGCAAAGGTGACCTGCTCTTCCGCCTCGATGCCGAGCCCTATCGGATCGCGCTGCTCCAGGCCGAGGCCGCGGTCGGCAATGCCGAGCTGAACGTCGCCCAGCTGCAAAGCACCTATCACGCCAAGGAGGCCGATACGCAGAAGAGCGCATCGGACGTCAGCCTGGCGCGCGATACCTTTCGCCGCCAGCAGGAACTCCTTGCCCACGGCTTCACCACCCGCGCCAATTACGACGCGGCCAAAGCGGGGCTCTCCGCGGCCCAGGCGCAGCAGGCGTCGGCACGTTCGGAAGCCGAATCGGCCCGCGCGGTGCTGGCCACCCGCAACGGCGCCCATCCGCAGATCGAGGCGGCGGTGGCGATGCGCGACAAGGCGCGCTTCGACCTGAGCCGCACCGAGGTCCGCGCCCCGATCGAGGGCCGGATCAGCCAGGCGGACAAACTTCAGCCGGGCTCGATTGCGGTCCAGATGCTGCCGATGGTGAACATCGTCAGCGACCGCGGCTATTGGATCGACGCCAATTTCAAGGAGACCCAGCTCGACCGGATTCGGGTCGGCCAGCGCGCCGACATAGAGGTCGATGCGATGCCGGGCCGCACCCTGCACGGCCATGTCGTCGGTATCAACGCCGGCACCGGCTCCCAATTCTCGCTGCTGCCTCCCCAGAATGCCACCGGCAACTGGGTGAAGGTCACCCAGCGCGTCCCCGTCCGCATCCAGATCGACGACAAGCTCGACCGGCCGCTGGTGGCCGGCTGGAGCGCCCATGTCACGGTGCACGTCGCCAAGGATTGA
- a CDS encoding MarR family winged helix-turn-helix transcriptional regulator produces the protein MHTDTSRRLSFLMHDIARRSRYWFDARARSCGATRAQWRVLISLARSESPPTQSELAELLDVERITLCRMVDRMAEAGLIERRADPSDRRVWRLHLTDKAKPLVDELGEIANEMEENMLSPLNGEQREQLTHLLSIVREHIRAAGESSDAPVTAEARK, from the coding sequence ATGCACACAGATACGAGTCGTCGCCTGTCGTTTCTGATGCACGATATCGCGCGACGTTCACGCTATTGGTTCGATGCCCGCGCGCGCTCCTGCGGCGCGACGCGCGCCCAGTGGCGCGTGCTGATCAGCCTGGCACGCAGCGAGAGCCCGCCTACGCAGAGCGAGCTGGCCGAGTTACTCGATGTCGAGCGGATCACCCTGTGCCGCATGGTCGACCGCATGGCCGAGGCGGGCCTGATCGAGCGGCGGGCCGATCCGTCCGATCGCCGCGTGTGGAGGCTGCACCTGACCGACAAGGCGAAGCCGCTGGTCGACGAGCTTGGCGAGATCGCGAACGAGATGGAAGAAAATATGCTGTCCCCCCTCAATGGCGAACAGCGCGAGCAATTGACGCATCTGCTGAGCATCGTTCGCGAGCATATCCGGGCCGCCGGTGAATCCAGTGACGCGCCGGTTACCGCCGAGGCACGGAAATGA
- a CDS encoding replicative DNA helicase codes for MVEAVRVIPPVAAEPPALPHNIEAEAALLGAMMLDNRVAEDVQVRLRADHFFEPLHGRIYEAILKLVDRNMLATPVTLRPMFEGDAGMRELGGPAYLAQLTGSGAALIGARDFANQIYDLALLRALVGVGRGMVEGALDTSEEVDPKSQIEQAEVALYKVAEQGGEEGSVKSFAQATKMVIETASAALNSGGHVAGITTGLERLNAKIGGLHPSDLIILAGRPGMGKTSLATNIAFNAAIRYVRDQEDGIAHSVGAPVAFFSLEMSADQLAGRILSEQAEISSEQIRMGKISHAEFTNFARAAQNLENLPLYIDDTPGLTIAALRTRARRLKRQRGIGVIIVDYLQLLTGSGKASDANRVQEISEISRGLKTLAKELSVPVIALSQLSRAVEQRENKKPVLSDLRESGSIEQDADMVWFVYREEYYLNLLSPKPASVEAGDSAVEVAAFEEWKIKMERAHNRAEMIIAKQRHGSTGSIPLKFESRFTKFSDLADEYYQPVDYD; via the coding sequence ATGGTCGAAGCAGTTCGCGTCATCCCCCCCGTAGCCGCCGAGCCGCCGGCTCTCCCCCATAATATCGAGGCGGAGGCGGCGCTGCTCGGCGCGATGATGCTCGACAACCGGGTTGCGGAGGACGTGCAGGTCCGGTTGCGGGCCGATCATTTCTTCGAGCCGCTGCACGGCCGCATCTATGAGGCGATCCTGAAGCTCGTCGATCGCAACATGCTGGCGACGCCAGTCACCCTGCGCCCGATGTTCGAGGGTGATGCTGGCATGCGCGAGCTGGGCGGGCCGGCCTATCTGGCACAGCTCACGGGCAGCGGCGCGGCGCTGATCGGCGCGCGAGACTTCGCCAACCAGATCTACGACCTGGCCCTGCTGCGCGCACTGGTCGGGGTCGGGCGGGGCATGGTCGAGGGCGCGCTCGACACCTCGGAGGAGGTCGATCCCAAGAGCCAGATCGAGCAGGCCGAGGTCGCGCTCTACAAGGTCGCCGAGCAGGGCGGCGAGGAAGGCAGCGTCAAGAGCTTCGCCCAGGCGACCAAGATGGTCATCGAGACGGCGAGCGCGGCGCTCAACTCGGGCGGGCATGTCGCCGGCATCACCACCGGGCTCGAGCGGCTCAACGCGAAGATCGGCGGTCTGCATCCGTCCGACCTCATCATCCTCGCCGGCCGTCCGGGCATGGGCAAGACCTCGCTCGCCACCAACATCGCGTTCAACGCGGCGATCCGCTATGTCCGCGACCAGGAGGATGGGATCGCCCATTCGGTCGGCGCGCCGGTCGCCTTCTTCAGCCTGGAAATGTCGGCCGACCAGCTCGCGGGCCGTATCCTGTCGGAGCAGGCGGAGATCAGCTCCGAGCAGATCCGCATGGGCAAGATCAGCCATGCCGAGTTCACCAACTTCGCCCGGGCGGCACAGAATCTGGAGAATCTGCCGCTCTATATCGACGATACGCCCGGCCTCACCATCGCCGCCCTGCGCACCCGCGCGCGGCGGCTGAAGCGGCAGCGGGGGATCGGCGTGATCATCGTCGACTATCTCCAGCTGCTCACCGGATCGGGCAAGGCGTCCGACGCCAACCGCGTGCAGGAGATCTCCGAGATCAGCCGCGGCCTCAAGACGCTGGCCAAGGAGCTGAGCGTGCCGGTGATCGCGCTTTCGCAGCTCAGCCGCGCGGTCGAGCAGCGCGAGAACAAGAAGCCGGTGCTGTCCGACCTGCGCGAATCGGGATCGATCGAGCAGGACGCGGACATGGTGTGGTTCGTCTATCGCGAGGAATATTACCTCAACCTGCTGAGCCCCAAGCCGGCGTCGGTGGAGGCGGGGGACAGCGCGGTCGAGGTGGCGGCGTTCGAGGAATGGAAGATCAAGATGGAGCGCGCCCACAACCGCGCCGAGATGATCATCGCCAAGCAGCGCCACGGCTCGACCGGCTCGATTCCGCTGAAATTCGAGAGCCGCTTCACCAAATTCTCGGATCTCGCCGACGAGTATTACCAGCCCGTCGACTATGATTGA
- a CDS encoding phosphoadenylyl-sulfate reductase: protein MAEPARRIDRIDTAPRFTADDVARLNARFEGVPTQEVIRAVIAEGLLGRLAVVSSFGTESAVLLDLVAMVDPATPVIFLDTGKMFPETLAYRDTLVERLGLTGVRNVAPEAATIEAKDATGLRWSYDPDGCCEIRKVLPLAAAMKDLDASITGRKGFQAATRANINRFELDGDRIKFNPLADWSKPDLDGWFEARQLPRHPLEAQGYLSIGCAPCTSVVKPGEDPRAGRWRGWDKVECGIHGEPIVRPGEEPVF from the coding sequence ATGGCTGAGCCCGCCCGCCGCATCGACCGGATCGACACCGCACCGCGTTTCACCGCGGACGATGTCGCGCGTCTCAACGCGCGCTTCGAAGGGGTGCCGACCCAGGAGGTGATCCGCGCGGTGATCGCGGAGGGGCTGCTGGGCCGGCTCGCGGTCGTCTCCTCCTTCGGCACGGAATCGGCGGTGCTGCTCGATCTCGTCGCGATGGTCGATCCCGCCACCCCGGTGATCTTCCTCGACACCGGCAAGATGTTCCCCGAGACGCTTGCCTATCGCGACACGCTGGTCGAGCGGCTGGGGCTGACCGGGGTGCGCAACGTCGCGCCCGAGGCCGCGACGATCGAGGCGAAGGACGCGACCGGGCTGCGCTGGTCCTATGATCCCGACGGCTGCTGCGAGATCCGCAAGGTGCTGCCGCTCGCCGCCGCGATGAAGGACCTCGACGCCTCGATCACCGGCCGCAAGGGCTTCCAGGCCGCGACCCGCGCCAACATCAACCGGTTCGAGCTGGATGGCGACCGCATCAAGTTCAATCCGCTGGCCGACTGGAGCAAGCCCGATCTCGACGGCTGGTTCGAGGCGCGCCAGCTGCCGCGCCATCCGCTGGAGGCGCAGGGCTATCTGTCGATCGGCTGCGCGCCCTGCACCAGCGTCGTCAAGCCGGGCGAAGATCCGCGCGCGGGCCGCTGGCGCGGCTGGGACAAGGTCGAATGCGGCATCCACGGCGAACCCATCGTCCGCCCCGGCGAAGAGCCGGTGTTCTGA
- a CDS encoding DUF934 domain-containing protein, translating to MADLIRFRDDDAHEEPSVTLEGFLEQGNATAVRLEPDDDPRALIPHLGRLSLIEVSFPKFRDGRGFSTGSILREAGYTGELRAAGDILVDQINPLRRCGFDAILSEAEVDRDVLARLSALYDNVYQKTVDGRAPVWARRSAPVHG from the coding sequence ATGGCTGATCTGATCCGCTTCCGCGACGACGACGCCCACGAAGAGCCCTCCGTCACGCTCGAAGGCTTCCTCGAGCAGGGCAACGCCACCGCCGTCCGGCTCGAGCCCGACGACGATCCGCGCGCGCTGATCCCGCATCTCGGCCGGCTGTCGCTGATCGAGGTGTCCTTCCCCAAATTCCGCGACGGGCGGGGCTTTTCGACCGGCAGCATCCTGCGCGAGGCCGGCTATACCGGGGAGCTGCGCGCGGCGGGGGACATCCTCGTCGACCAGATCAACCCGCTGCGCCGCTGCGGCTTCGACGCGATCCTCAGCGAGGCGGAGGTCGATCGCGACGTGCTCGCCAGGCTCTCGGCGCTCTACGACAATGTCTATCAGAAGACGGTCGACGGGCGCGCGCCGGTATGGGCGCGCCGCAGTGCGCCGGTGCACGGCTGA
- a CDS encoding nitrite/sulfite reductase, whose translation MYRYDDYDQAIVDARVEEFRDQTNRRLAGELSEDQFKPLRLMNGLYLQLHAYMLRVAIPYGTLSGAQMRMLAHIARTYDKNYGHFTTRQNLQFNWIKLADAPDILAQLATVQMHAIQTSGNCIRNISSDQYAGADAHEIEDPRPWAELLRQWSTFHPEFIFLPRKFKIAVIAAEEDRSAVKLHDIGLQIVRNDAGEVGFRVFVGGGMGRTPMVAPVIREFLPKAQLISYLEACLRVYNRFGRRDNLYKARIKILVHELGADEYRRQVEEEFLHTQTLGLDAPQEEFDRIAAGFAPPAFETGLSDEIDRSDPAFAAWVDRQVAAHKAPGYAIVNISLKPTDGIPGDASSAQIDLMADIAEAYSFDELRITHAQNVVLPHVRKADLYTIWQKLDAAGLATPNLDLIGDIIACPGLDYCALANARSIPLAQKIAKRFADLDRQRDLGEVKLKISGCINACGHHHAGHIGILGVDRKGEENYQLSFGGSGAEDASLAKIIGPGFSEDGVVDAVEKALTVYTDLRSEGERFLDTYRRVGEAPFKEAIYG comes from the coding sequence ATGTACCGCTATGATGATTATGATCAGGCGATCGTCGACGCCCGCGTCGAGGAATTCCGCGATCAGACCAACCGCCGCCTCGCCGGGGAGCTGAGCGAGGACCAGTTCAAGCCGCTGCGGCTGATGAACGGCCTCTATCTCCAGCTCCATGCCTATATGCTGCGCGTCGCCATCCCCTATGGCACGCTGTCGGGTGCGCAGATGCGGATGCTGGCGCATATCGCGCGCACCTACGACAAGAATTACGGGCATTTCACCACCCGGCAGAACCTCCAGTTCAACTGGATCAAGCTCGCCGACGCGCCCGATATCCTCGCCCAGCTCGCCACCGTCCAGATGCATGCCATCCAGACCAGCGGCAATTGCATCCGCAATATCTCGTCGGATCAATATGCCGGCGCCGACGCGCATGAGATCGAGGATCCGCGCCCCTGGGCCGAGCTGCTGCGCCAGTGGAGCACCTTCCACCCCGAGTTCATCTTCCTGCCACGCAAGTTCAAGATCGCGGTGATCGCGGCGGAGGAGGACCGCTCGGCGGTCAAGCTCCACGACATCGGCCTGCAGATCGTCCGCAACGACGCGGGCGAGGTTGGCTTCCGCGTCTTCGTCGGCGGCGGCATGGGCCGCACCCCGATGGTCGCCCCGGTGATCCGCGAGTTCCTGCCCAAGGCGCAGCTGATCAGCTATCTGGAGGCGTGCCTGCGCGTCTACAACCGCTTCGGCCGCCGCGACAATCTCTACAAGGCGCGGATCAAGATCCTCGTCCATGAACTGGGCGCCGACGAATATCGCCGCCAGGTCGAGGAGGAATTCCTCCACACCCAGACGCTCGGCCTCGACGCGCCGCAGGAGGAGTTCGATCGGATCGCCGCCGGCTTCGCGCCGCCCGCCTTCGAAACCGGCCTGTCCGACGAGATCGACCGCAGCGATCCCGCCTTCGCCGCCTGGGTCGACCGGCAGGTCGCCGCCCACAAGGCGCCGGGCTATGCGATCGTCAACATCAGCCTGAAGCCGACCGACGGCATTCCCGGCGACGCTTCCTCCGCGCAGATCGACCTGATGGCCGACATTGCCGAGGCGTACAGCTTCGACGAGCTGCGCATCACCCATGCCCAGAATGTCGTGCTGCCGCATGTCAGGAAGGCGGACCTCTACACCATCTGGCAGAAGCTCGACGCCGCCGGCCTCGCGACGCCCAACCTCGATCTGATCGGCGACATCATCGCCTGCCCGGGCCTCGATTATTGCGCGCTGGCCAATGCCCGCTCGATCCCGCTGGCGCAGAAGATCGCCAAGCGCTTCGCCGATCTCGATCGCCAGCGCGACCTGGGCGAGGTCAAGCTGAAGATCTCGGGCTGCATCAACGCCTGCGGCCACCACCATGCCGGCCATATCGGCATCCTCGGCGTCGATCGTAAGGGCGAGGAGAATTACCAGCTCAGCTTCGGCGGCTCGGGCGCCGAGGACGCCAGCCTCGCCAAGATCATCGGCCCCGGCTTCTCGGAAGACGGCGTGGTCGACGCGGTCGAAAAGGCGCTGACCGTCTACACGGACCTGCGCAGCGAGGGCGAACGCTTCCTCGACACCTATCGCCGCGTCGGCGAGGCGCCGTTCAAGGAGGCGATCTATGGGTGA
- a CDS encoding DUF2849 domain-containing protein produces MKILTGNDLVTGDVIWWTGDGWSRHVEHAVDVDGHGEAIAATEEAARRVNGPYVIQAEQTEAGPRPAHIKDRIRAVGPTVRPDLGLKPADPTIGEWVI; encoded by the coding sequence GTGAAGATATTAACGGGGAATGATCTGGTCACGGGGGACGTGATCTGGTGGACCGGCGATGGCTGGTCGCGCCATGTCGAGCATGCGGTCGATGTCGACGGCCATGGCGAGGCGATCGCCGCGACCGAGGAGGCCGCCCGCCGCGTCAACGGCCCCTATGTGATCCAGGCCGAACAGACCGAAGCCGGCCCCCGCCCCGCGCACATCAAGGACCGCATCCGCGCGGTCGGGCCCACCGTGCGGCCCGATCTCGGCCTCAAGCCCGCCGATCCCACGATCGGCGAGTGGGTGATCTGA
- the cobA gene encoding uroporphyrinogen-III C-methyltransferase: MASLLDPEARGRVILVGAGPGDPGLLTVRAVEALRIADVIVHDGLIDPRVLDYAPAGAQRISVAKKRDRHTLPQEAINALIIAHVKAGSVVVRLKGGDPFIFGRGGEEVEAVRAAGLPVEVIPGVSSALGCASEAMLPLTHRDWSSAVSFVAGTCKGLTEQNWAGLAGRGRTLVIYMGVTCAGLIADKLMADGVAPEMPVAVLERGTLEGSRAMRTLLADLGDMVAREDVVSPAIIIVGEVVLLSDAENRLKAFAAEAEKMKDEA, from the coding sequence ATGGCAAGCTTGCTTGATCCCGAAGCGCGTGGGCGCGTCATCCTGGTCGGCGCCGGTCCCGGCGATCCCGGCCTGCTGACCGTGCGCGCGGTCGAGGCGCTGCGGATCGCCGATGTCATCGTCCATGACGGGCTGATCGATCCGCGCGTGCTCGATTACGCGCCCGCCGGGGCCCAGCGCATCTCGGTCGCCAAGAAGCGCGATCGGCACACCCTGCCGCAGGAGGCGATCAACGCGCTGATCATCGCCCATGTGAAGGCGGGTTCGGTGGTCGTCCGGCTCAAGGGCGGCGATCCCTTCATCTTCGGGCGCGGCGGCGAGGAGGTCGAGGCGGTGCGCGCCGCCGGCCTGCCGGTGGAGGTTATCCCCGGCGTCTCCTCCGCGCTCGGCTGCGCCTCGGAAGCTATGCTGCCGCTCACCCATCGCGACTGGTCCAGCGCGGTCAGCTTCGTCGCCGGCACCTGCAAGGGGCTGACCGAGCAGAACTGGGCCGGCCTCGCGGGCCGGGGCCGCACCCTCGTCATCTATATGGGCGTGACCTGCGCCGGCCTGATCGCCGACAAGCTGATGGCCGACGGCGTCGCCCCGGAAATGCCGGTGGCAGTGCTGGAGCGCGGCACCCTCGAAGGATCGCGCGCGATGCGCACCCTGCTCGCCGATCTCGGCGACATGGTGGCGCGCGAGGATGTCGTGAGCCCCGCGATCATCATCGTCGGGGAGGTCGTCCTCCTTTCCGACGCGGAGAACCGGCTGAAGGCCTTCGCCGCCGAGGCCGAGAAGATGAAAGACGAAGCGTGA
- a CDS encoding HGGxSTG domain-containing protein, with protein sequence MEPEILAIAPRCGARTRAGRPCRAPAVHGHRRCRMHGGKGSGARRGNLHGWKHGTRSAWIRQVVHYLRATSPNAPLRMTPDTPAPTPPKDPFAREKIKIRTSNPMHPGNMRTTRNWKLAAARRAMAAWKGGGGCPPRARPTPAPPACGRGEEAG encoded by the coding sequence ATGGAGCCGGAAATCCTCGCCATAGCCCCACGCTGCGGCGCCCGCACCCGCGCCGGGCGTCCCTGCCGCGCCCCCGCCGTCCACGGGCACCGGCGCTGCCGCATGCATGGCGGCAAGGGCAGCGGCGCGCGGCGCGGCAATCTTCATGGCTGGAAGCACGGCACCCGCTCCGCCTGGATCAGGCAGGTCGTCCACTATCTCCGGGCGACCTCGCCGAACGCGCCCCTGCGCATGACGCCGGACACGCCCGCCCCCACCCCGCCGAAAGACCCCTTCGCCAGGGAAAAAATAAAAATTCGAACATCCAACCCCATGCACCCCGGAAATATGCGAACCACTCGCAACTGGAAGCTCGCCGCCGCGCGGCGCGCGATGGCTGCGTGGAAAGGCGGCGGCGGGTGCCCGCCCCGCGCGCGGCCTACCCCGGCCCCTCCCGCCTGCGGGCGGGGTGAAGAAGCGGGCTAA